The proteins below are encoded in one region of Tolumonas auensis DSM 9187:
- a CDS encoding hybrid sensor histidine kinase/response regulator codes for MPSLSSRRKPLFSGVRGRLLSFNLLVVSLTLAIGIIAVFGFNNAGRLLTEMQESTLSEMNSGMEVGVKTAKVATVAVSLTQVIGAMEYQSESDLLKTSLQGLRDSLAKMAAAPLAQQQPQLINSIHTRSDELQESVRRLLDLTRTRHLERHDLLGVIYQAQSQLELLAKDNGAGWPTALEQTLFANMLEMTLTIPASPDVLTQLSLLRQRWQQMIPQVDSARQRILLELCNTLQPVDELNQKLQNSDLAIAYHTFRIKALVNLLDQDINQYVQLVVHSASSRAELTHNKLQTSTFTIEIFGLLAVIITALAGNYIYDNMGVLVSAIADAMTRLSKGERTVKVPALNRQDELGDLARAFNVFANNAASLARVTKLFKEKSIQLETTFLSIRDGFALFDAEGALIVCNPQYASLLQLDQIAHGSHFREVLQRLQQNGAQRSDGKPLSPDHLWRAEDNVLTLELQLAGERYVELRLNRLADMSMASMVLDRTDRKILEAELIHSQKMKAVGHLTGGIAHDFNNLLAVILGNLELLLTDDDALAERTRQRIERAYKATERGAQLTQRLLAFSRKQALRPRAIDLAELVTNLRELMEHSLPASLRLELDIQSELRPAWMDANQLENSLLNLVVNARDAMEGRSGVIRIRLFNQRVQRTSGRVQDMVTVEVIDQGCGMTPEVLQRVFEPFFTTKVAGKGSGLGLSMVYGFVRQSGGRVQIDSEPERGTCVRLQLPCAEAEPIALPSATVSAPVWSDDEMPLVVVLEDQADVRQTLCEYLHSMGCLTMDTDCSEQALSWVRTIPEVQLLISDIVLPGQASGIEVVQQAQQLRRDIKLLLVSGHDFSEQAASQSWPLLIKPYTRADLVTQLTRLWQKKTA; via the coding sequence ATGCCGTCATTGTCATCCCGTCGTAAGCCCTTGTTTTCAGGTGTCCGTGGCCGCCTTTTGTCATTCAATTTGCTGGTGGTCTCGCTGACGCTGGCCATCGGTATCATTGCCGTCTTCGGTTTTAACAATGCCGGGCGACTGTTGACCGAGATGCAGGAAAGTACGCTGTCAGAAATGAACAGCGGCATGGAAGTCGGCGTCAAAACAGCCAAAGTGGCCACCGTGGCGGTGAGTCTGACGCAGGTTATCGGTGCGATGGAGTATCAGAGTGAATCCGATCTGCTGAAAACCTCGTTACAGGGCTTGCGCGATTCGCTGGCCAAAATGGCGGCGGCACCACTGGCCCAGCAGCAGCCGCAACTCATTAACAGTATTCATACACGCAGTGATGAACTGCAGGAAAGTGTGCGTCGGTTACTGGATCTGACCCGGACCCGTCATCTGGAGCGGCATGATTTGCTGGGGGTGATTTATCAGGCGCAATCGCAATTAGAGTTACTGGCAAAAGACAACGGGGCGGGGTGGCCCACAGCATTAGAACAGACCCTGTTTGCCAATATGCTGGAGATGACGCTGACGATTCCGGCATCCCCCGATGTCCTGACGCAACTCTCGCTGCTGCGCCAGCGCTGGCAACAGATGATCCCGCAGGTTGACTCCGCACGGCAGCGGATATTGCTCGAATTATGTAATACGCTGCAGCCGGTGGACGAACTGAATCAGAAGCTGCAAAACAGCGATCTGGCGATTGCCTATCATACCTTCCGTATCAAGGCGCTGGTGAACCTGCTGGATCAGGACATTAACCAGTATGTGCAGCTGGTGGTGCATTCGGCCAGTTCGCGGGCCGAGCTGACCCACAACAAATTACAGACCAGCACATTCACGATTGAAATCTTCGGTTTGCTGGCGGTCATCATCACCGCCTTAGCCGGGAATTATATCTATGACAATATGGGGGTGCTGGTCAGTGCGATTGCGGATGCCATGACCCGGTTGAGTAAAGGGGAGCGTACCGTCAAGGTGCCGGCGCTGAACCGGCAGGATGAGCTTGGCGATCTGGCGCGGGCGTTTAACGTGTTTGCCAACAATGCCGCGTCGCTGGCGCGGGTGACCAAGCTGTTTAAAGAGAAAAGCATCCAGCTGGAAACGACCTTTCTCTCCATCCGCGATGGCTTTGCACTGTTTGATGCCGAAGGTGCCCTGATTGTCTGTAATCCGCAATATGCCTCTTTACTGCAACTGGATCAGATCGCGCATGGCAGCCACTTTCGTGAAGTATTGCAGCGTCTGCAGCAGAACGGCGCACAACGCAGTGACGGCAAACCGTTGTCACCGGATCATCTGTGGCGTGCGGAAGACAATGTGCTGACACTGGAATTACAACTGGCCGGGGAACGGTATGTGGAGCTGCGGCTGAACCGGCTGGCAGACATGAGTATGGCCAGCATGGTGCTGGACCGGACGGATCGTAAAATTCTGGAAGCGGAACTGATCCACAGTCAGAAGATGAAGGCGGTCGGGCACCTGACCGGCGGTATTGCGCACGACTTCAATAATCTGCTGGCCGTGATCCTGGGCAATCTGGAACTGTTGCTGACCGATGACGATGCGCTGGCCGAGCGTACCCGGCAGCGTATTGAACGTGCCTATAAGGCCACCGAGCGCGGGGCACAGCTGACACAACGTCTGCTGGCCTTCTCCCGTAAACAGGCTCTGCGTCCGCGGGCGATTGATCTGGCCGAACTGGTTACCAACCTGCGCGAACTGATGGAGCATTCGTTGCCAGCCTCGTTGCGGCTGGAGCTGGATATTCAGTCTGAGCTGCGTCCGGCCTGGATGGATGCCAATCAGCTGGAGAACAGCCTGCTGAATCTGGTGGTGAATGCCCGGGATGCCATGGAAGGCCGCAGCGGTGTGATCCGTATACGGCTGTTTAATCAGCGGGTGCAACGGACCAGTGGCCGGGTACAGGATATGGTGACGGTGGAAGTGATCGATCAGGGCTGCGGGATGACACCGGAGGTTCTGCAACGGGTGTTTGAACCGTTCTTCACCACCAAAGTGGCTGGCAAGGGCAGCGGACTCGGATTGTCGATGGTATATGGCTTTGTCCGCCAGTCGGGAGGCCGCGTACAGATCGACAGTGAGCCGGAGCGTGGCACCTGTGTTCGTCTGCAATTACCCTGTGCAGAAGCGGAACCGATAGCGTTGCCTTCAGCCACGGTTTCTGCGCCGGTCTGGTCGGATGACGAGATGCCGCTGGTGGTTGTGCTGGAAGATCAGGCGGATGTGCGGCAGACCTTGTGTGAATACCTGCACAGCATGGGTTGCCTGACGATGGATACCGATTGCAGTGAACAGGCGCTGTCCTGGGTACGGACCATCCCTGAAGTGCAGTTATTAATCAGTGATATTGTGTTGCCGGGGCAGGCCAGCGGCATTGAAGTGGTGCAGCAGGCACAACAACTGCGGCGGGATATTAAGTTACTGCTGGTCAGTGGGCATGATTTTAGTGAACAGGCTGCTTCGCAGAGCTGGCCTTTGCTGATAAAACCTTACACCCGGGCCGATCTGGTGACGCAATTAACCCGTTTATGGCAGAAAAAAACCGCCTAA
- a CDS encoding LPP leucine zipper domain-containing protein, whose protein sequence is MNKYQVLLGTIALSSTLLVGCANTSKVESDVQTLTGKVDQLATEIGSIKDGQSKLAADVADAKAEAARANARLDNLATSYKK, encoded by the coding sequence ATGAACAAGTATCAAGTACTGCTGGGCACCATCGCTCTGAGCTCAACCCTGCTGGTTGGTTGTGCAAACACTTCTAAAGTTGAATCTGACGTTCAGACCCTGACTGGTAAAGTTGACCAGCTGGCTACTGAAATCGGTTCAATCAAAGACGGTCAGAGCAAACTGGCTGCTGACGTTGCTGACGCTAAAGCAGAAGCTGCTCGCGCTAACGCACGTCTGGACAACCTGGCTACTTCTTACAAGAAATAA
- a CDS encoding L,D-transpeptidase family protein, giving the protein MNIMRNAMPALLCGLMLTSLSASAIEYELPEANSRLVGQNVEYVVPADSKQPLEAIAAKYQIGLSGMMEANPGVDPYLPHPGSTLVIPHQLILPDTPRQGIVINVAEMRLYYYPKGKNTVEVLPIGIGQLGTDTPENWVTSVQRKRANPTWTPTAKVRREYAEKGEPLPAVWPAGPDNPMGLFALYIGNLYAIHGTNAPFGIGLRVSHGCVRLRNDDIEHLFNVVPVGTRVQFVNQPIKVTHEPDGLRYMEVHEPLSRTFEELSSKEPSTLTMSPAVGRFIANADTDSHIVKQALEERSGMPTVINP; this is encoded by the coding sequence ATGAACATCATGCGCAATGCCATGCCAGCTCTGCTGTGTGGACTGATGCTGACCAGCCTGTCCGCGTCAGCCATTGAATACGAGCTGCCAGAAGCCAACAGCCGCCTCGTCGGTCAGAATGTGGAATATGTGGTTCCGGCTGACAGCAAACAACCATTGGAAGCAATCGCGGCCAAATATCAAATCGGCCTGAGCGGCATGATGGAAGCCAACCCGGGCGTGGATCCGTATTTACCACACCCTGGCAGCACGCTGGTCATCCCGCATCAGCTGATCCTGCCGGATACACCCCGTCAGGGTATTGTGATCAACGTGGCTGAAATGCGTCTGTATTACTACCCGAAAGGCAAAAACACCGTGGAAGTCCTGCCCATCGGTATCGGCCAGCTGGGTACAGACACACCGGAAAACTGGGTCACCTCAGTACAACGTAAACGAGCCAACCCGACCTGGACGCCAACCGCCAAAGTACGTCGTGAATATGCGGAAAAAGGTGAGCCATTACCCGCTGTATGGCCAGCCGGCCCGGATAACCCGATGGGTCTGTTCGCACTGTATATCGGTAACCTGTATGCCATCCACGGCACCAATGCGCCATTCGGTATCGGTCTGCGTGTGAGCCATGGTTGTGTGCGTCTGCGTAATGACGATATTGAGCATCTGTTCAATGTCGTACCTGTCGGCACCCGTGTCCAGTTCGTCAACCAGCCAATCAAAGTAACGCATGAGCCGGATGGCCTCCGTTATATGGAAGTGCACGAGCCGCTGTCACGCACGTTTGAAGAGCTGAGCTCGAAGGAGCCATCCACATTGACCATGAGCCCGGCAGTAGGCCGTTTCATTGCCAATGCGGATACCGACTCGCATATCGTGAAACAGGCACTGGAAGAACGTTCTGGTATGCCAACCGTGATCAATCCGTAA
- the recC gene encoding exodeoxyribonuclease V subunit gamma: MFRVYHSNQLDVLKSLLAHLIQLSPLQPALAAETILVQSPGMAQWLKQALAQDLGVAANITFPLPSSFIWQMFHQVLPEVPQENPYTKPAMLWRLMQLLPQCMDDVLFAPLAGYLAEDHDGRRCYQLCQRIADLFDQYLVYRPDWIVDWESGGAQGAETQLWQPVLWRKLVALTEQQASHLHRVNLFSSFINTLKAGKPKAVLPQRLFVFGISSLPPHYLEALMALGEHCEVHLLLTNPCRYYWGDLQEENQINQRVLNKLLAQRREQWQQAEQHKPLLPETDWQQLFSDEGEQQGNPLLVSLGKQGRDYLSLLAEISAAEIDAFAEINGDSLLHLLQQDLLELQDGTRLRPKRPISASDRSLVLHGCHSPLREVEVLHDQLLQRFAADPTLTPKEVVVMVADINRYGPYVQAVFGNATGERYIPFSISDRSATQENPLLQSFLTLLSLPDQRCTATELLELLAVPALLKRFGLAEADLTTLRRWAMESGVRWGLESGDGERFELPPRERHTWSFGLERMLLGFASGNETLFADVAPYTAIEGQNAVKLGQLARFIAQVMALRDELETARPITEWQNLVDRLLLDFYLPQEQLEEDDAAALNLIRSTLQSWQQRLSQMQYQEPLPLTVFHDHLQSELNAVRGGQQFLAGRVNFCTLMPMRAIPFRLVCLLGMNDGLYPRSMPPLGFDLMADQPRKGDRSRREDDRYLFLEALLAAQQQLYISYVAHSAIDNRDLMPSVLVTELVEYCQRAFLLPEDEEKAETEQETALHQHLLTGHPLVPYDRRYFSPTVPPATADLFSYAAEWLPALTPTGQAGFFDARLSLPEELQGKPEIELADWLRFFRNPVAGFFRRRLRVQFVEREAALEETEPFWLDKLQQYQLRERLLRYQRLDVDQAVWQARLLAEGMLPDGEFGRLALQADAKNLAPLAAALQTWPLATAQRETFHLDFAGWQLLGSVGEVYAGQLVRHRVSKLKASWLVAIWLEHLALSAAGKLTQPTRLLALDNGKLGEWLLAVLSADAAREQLLLWWQAFTEGMQRPLCLPVNTAWQWLEKATTESGCLGDDAQQLQAREAAQKTYTGDGTFVSGEGQDTYLARCFPELSSEYWEEIEEWAVQLLLPLRQHLQEAEA; the protein is encoded by the coding sequence ATGTTCAGGGTTTACCATTCCAATCAGCTGGATGTTCTGAAAAGTCTGTTAGCACATCTCATTCAGCTCTCGCCATTACAACCGGCTCTGGCCGCCGAAACGATCCTGGTACAAAGCCCCGGCATGGCACAGTGGCTGAAACAGGCACTGGCACAGGATCTCGGTGTCGCGGCGAATATCACCTTTCCGCTGCCGTCGAGTTTTATCTGGCAGATGTTTCATCAGGTATTGCCGGAAGTACCGCAGGAAAACCCCTATACCAAACCAGCCATGCTGTGGCGGCTGATGCAACTGTTACCGCAGTGCATGGACGATGTGCTGTTTGCGCCGCTGGCCGGCTATCTGGCCGAAGATCATGACGGGCGGCGCTGCTATCAGCTCTGTCAGCGGATTGCGGATCTGTTCGACCAGTATCTGGTATACCGTCCGGACTGGATTGTGGACTGGGAAAGCGGTGGTGCGCAGGGTGCAGAGACGCAGCTGTGGCAGCCGGTACTGTGGCGTAAATTGGTGGCACTGACCGAGCAGCAGGCCAGTCATTTGCACCGGGTTAATTTATTCTCCAGTTTTATCAATACGCTCAAAGCCGGGAAACCCAAGGCAGTGTTGCCGCAACGGCTGTTTGTATTCGGTATCTCTTCGCTGCCGCCGCATTATCTGGAAGCGCTGATGGCGCTGGGTGAGCATTGTGAAGTGCATCTGCTGCTGACCAATCCGTGCCGTTATTACTGGGGCGATTTGCAGGAAGAGAACCAGATCAACCAGCGGGTACTGAATAAACTGCTGGCCCAGCGCCGGGAGCAGTGGCAGCAGGCCGAACAGCACAAACCCTTATTACCGGAAACCGACTGGCAGCAGCTGTTTAGTGACGAAGGCGAACAACAGGGCAATCCGCTGCTGGTGTCGCTGGGTAAGCAGGGCCGTGATTATCTGTCGCTGCTGGCCGAGATCAGTGCGGCAGAGATTGATGCCTTTGCCGAGATCAACGGGGATAGCCTGCTGCATCTGTTACAGCAGGATCTGCTGGAGTTGCAGGATGGTACCCGTCTCCGTCCGAAACGACCGATCTCCGCCAGCGATCGTTCACTGGTGCTGCATGGCTGCCACAGCCCGTTGCGGGAAGTGGAGGTACTGCATGACCAGTTGCTGCAGCGCTTTGCGGCCGATCCGACCCTGACCCCGAAAGAGGTGGTGGTGATGGTGGCGGATATTAACCGCTATGGCCCTTATGTTCAGGCGGTGTTCGGCAATGCCACCGGGGAACGTTATATCCCGTTTTCTATCTCTGACCGGTCGGCAACACAGGAAAATCCGTTGCTGCAGAGCTTCCTCACGCTCTTGTCATTACCTGATCAGCGTTGTACCGCGACCGAATTACTGGAACTGCTGGCAGTGCCGGCGTTGTTAAAACGCTTTGGTCTGGCAGAGGCCGACCTGACCACGCTGCGCCGCTGGGCGATGGAATCCGGGGTGCGCTGGGGGCTGGAATCCGGCGATGGTGAGCGGTTTGAACTGCCGCCAAGGGAGCGGCACACCTGGTCGTTCGGGCTGGAACGCATGCTGCTTGGTTTTGCCAGCGGCAATGAGACACTGTTTGCTGATGTGGCACCGTACACCGCGATTGAAGGGCAAAATGCGGTGAAACTCGGCCAGCTGGCGCGGTTTATTGCTCAGGTGATGGCGTTGCGCGATGAGCTGGAGACCGCACGTCCGATCACCGAATGGCAGAATCTGGTTGATCGTCTGTTGCTGGATTTTTACCTGCCGCAGGAACAACTGGAAGAGGATGATGCCGCGGCACTGAACCTGATCCGTTCGACCCTGCAGAGCTGGCAGCAACGTCTGTCGCAGATGCAGTATCAGGAACCGTTACCGCTGACGGTGTTCCATGACCATCTGCAGAGTGAACTGAATGCCGTGCGTGGCGGGCAGCAGTTCCTCGCCGGCCGGGTGAACTTCTGTACCCTGATGCCGATGCGGGCGATCCCGTTCCGGCTGGTGTGTCTGCTCGGTATGAACGATGGTTTGTATCCGCGCAGCATGCCACCGCTGGGCTTTGATCTGATGGCCGATCAGCCGCGCAAAGGCGATCGTTCGCGCCGCGAAGACGATCGCTATCTGTTTCTGGAGGCCTTACTGGCGGCACAGCAACAACTCTATATTTCGTATGTCGCGCACAGTGCGATCGATAACCGCGACCTGATGCCCTCGGTGCTGGTCACCGAACTGGTCGAATATTGTCAGCGCGCATTCTTGCTGCCGGAAGATGAAGAAAAAGCGGAAACCGAACAGGAAACCGCACTGCATCAGCATCTGCTGACCGGGCACCCGCTGGTGCCGTATGACCGGCGCTATTTTTCTCCTACCGTACCACCGGCCACTGCAGATCTGTTCAGCTATGCCGCCGAATGGCTGCCGGCGCTGACACCGACCGGTCAGGCTGGCTTTTTCGATGCGCGGTTGTCGTTACCGGAAGAGCTGCAGGGAAAACCGGAGATTGAGCTGGCCGACTGGCTGCGTTTTTTTCGCAATCCGGTGGCGGGATTCTTCCGTCGTCGTCTGCGGGTGCAGTTTGTGGAACGCGAAGCGGCACTGGAGGAGACCGAGCCATTCTGGCTGGATAAATTACAGCAATATCAGTTGCGTGAGCGTCTGCTGCGTTATCAGCGGCTGGATGTCGATCAAGCGGTCTGGCAGGCACGGTTGCTGGCAGAAGGGATGCTGCCGGATGGTGAATTCGGCCGGCTGGCATTGCAGGCCGATGCAAAAAATCTCGCGCCGCTGGCAGCTGCTTTGCAAACCTGGCCACTGGCCACGGCGCAGCGGGAGACCTTCCACCTGGATTTTGCCGGCTGGCAACTGCTGGGCAGTGTCGGAGAAGTGTATGCCGGCCAGCTGGTCCGGCACCGGGTCAGCAAACTGAAAGCCAGCTGGCTGGTGGCGATCTGGCTGGAACATCTGGCGCTGTCTGCGGCCGGTAAACTGACACAGCCCACCCGTCTGCTGGCGCTGGATAACGGTAAGCTGGGCGAATGGTTACTGGCGGTATTGAGTGCCGATGCTGCCCGTGAACAACTGCTGCTGTGGTGGCAGGCATTTACTGAAGGCATGCAACGCCCGCTCTGTTTACCGGTGAATACTGCCTGGCAATGGCTTGAGAAGGCGACGACAGAGAGCGGTTGTCTGGGCGATGACGCGCAGCAGTTACAGGCCAGAGAGGCCGCACAGAAAACGTATACCGGTGACGGCACGTTTGTGAGCGGGGAAGGACAGGATACCTATCTGGCGCGCTGTTTCCCGGAACTGAGCAGTGAGTACTGGGAAGAAATAGAGGAGTGGGCGGTGCAGCTGTTGTTGCCGTTACGCCAGCATTTGCAGGAGGCTGAAGCATGA
- the recB gene encoding exodeoxyribonuclease V subunit beta, with translation MSIPLDILTFPLGGLRLIEASAGTGKTYTIAGLYLRLLLGHGSGDAAFGTPLPVDRILVVTFTEAATAELRQRILKAIRDTRRALEVGHSDDQLIQNLISECPDQKLALRQLLTAERQMDEAAIYTIHGFCQRMLTQNAFESGSLFDNEFLTEEQTLRAGAVADFWRHITYQADALLAQALLDHWKGPEDLLREISPHLALSGLQCQPRTAETLAERHQAIISRLNMFREAWQAAAGELESLISGSDVDKRSYSKKNLPNWLQKVGDWVNAPLSSYSLPKELSRFAGNELAAKSKSGTVPSHPLFAQIETLLAQPNDIDDVVIADALTQVRARLQQQKLRQQQLSFDDLLTNLARALNSERGVLLAERIREQYPVAMIDEFQDTDPLQYQIFSTLYAHNPECGFYMIGDPKQAIYAFRGADIFTYMQAKQQVAAHYTLQTNFRSTDELVTAVNALFAHSGAPFIYQQDIPFEAVRAKGKKAGFVLQGLPQTALQCCFPLEGTGEVSGAAYQQRMALAAAAQIHTWLVGAQQQQATLDGKPLRPNDIAVLVRSGREAAVMQQALRECGIASVYLSNRESVFAQAVAQDVARLLEACLNPQDEMLIRAAMATGLQGWTVSQLARLNDDETLWEQTVEHIRLAGELWRNRGILPMLRQWLFWYQIPERLLADTNGERQLTDVLHLGELLQTAASTLNGEHALLRWLLERCHQPNGDADEQQLRLDSERQRVQIVTIHKSKGLQYGLVLLPFICAYRGNDMPRYHTGNGVQLDLTGSEHAWEKAAEERLAEDLRLLYVALTRGVFVTWLGLADLKINSKTKAKDDRPAALDYLLKNDSDSALTVRFRQWLQQLNNHDRAAEVAEIAFPQTPYHEISVPLPAPQARHFSGQLERNWRVTSYSALTVSHSTYQPTPPLPVVVSDEEPQAPRFDVFSFPRGAHAGTFLHSLLEDLDFGADDAFCRKWITEHLQGVQLSHDWQPEPWQPVLEQWLTQILNSELFPGLSLSQLTPQQCLSEMEFLLPLAPLSAPALNRCLAAGDALSANAPPLAFNEVQGMLKGFIDLVFEHQGRFYVVDYKSNYLGDNPAAYQQDAMAQAMLEHRYDVQYQLYTLALHRYLRCRLPDYDYERHIGGVCYLFLRGMNGDAGSGVYATKPDKQHIAALDALFAGQSEIGSGEFTV, from the coding sequence ATGAGCATTCCACTGGATATTCTCACCTTTCCGCTGGGTGGTCTGCGTCTGATTGAGGCCAGTGCCGGTACCGGTAAAACCTACACCATTGCGGGTCTGTATCTGCGCTTGTTGCTCGGCCATGGCTCCGGTGATGCTGCATTTGGTACGCCGTTGCCGGTGGATCGTATTCTGGTGGTGACGTTCACCGAAGCCGCCACTGCGGAGTTGCGCCAGCGTATTCTGAAAGCCATCCGCGACACCCGGCGCGCACTGGAAGTAGGGCACAGTGACGATCAGCTGATACAGAACTTAATTTCCGAATGTCCGGATCAGAAGCTGGCGTTACGGCAGTTGCTGACCGCAGAGCGGCAGATGGATGAAGCGGCGATCTATACCATTCATGGTTTCTGCCAGCGCATGCTGACGCAAAATGCCTTTGAATCCGGCAGTCTGTTTGATAATGAGTTTCTGACGGAAGAGCAGACGCTGCGTGCGGGGGCGGTGGCCGATTTCTGGCGCCATATCACGTATCAGGCCGATGCGCTGCTGGCACAGGCGCTGCTCGATCACTGGAAAGGCCCGGAGGATTTGCTGCGGGAGATCAGTCCGCATCTGGCATTATCCGGTCTGCAGTGTCAGCCGCGCACGGCAGAAACATTGGCTGAACGGCATCAGGCGATCATTAGCCGGTTGAACATGTTTCGCGAAGCCTGGCAGGCGGCAGCCGGTGAACTGGAAAGTTTAATCAGTGGTTCCGATGTCGATAAACGTAGCTATTCCAAAAAGAATCTGCCGAACTGGCTGCAGAAAGTCGGCGACTGGGTCAATGCGCCACTGAGCAGTTACAGCCTGCCGAAAGAGTTGTCGCGTTTTGCAGGCAATGAACTGGCGGCGAAGAGTAAAAGTGGCACTGTGCCGTCACATCCGTTGTTTGCTCAGATTGAAACTCTGCTGGCACAACCGAACGACATTGATGATGTGGTAATTGCCGATGCGTTAACGCAGGTGCGGGCGCGTCTGCAGCAGCAGAAATTACGGCAGCAGCAGTTATCGTTTGATGATCTGCTGACCAATCTGGCACGGGCTTTAAATTCCGAGCGCGGCGTTTTGCTGGCGGAGCGGATCCGGGAACAGTATCCGGTGGCCATGATCGATGAATTTCAGGATACCGATCCGCTGCAGTATCAGATTTTTTCCACCCTGTATGCGCACAATCCCGAATGCGGTTTTTACATGATCGGCGATCCGAAACAGGCAATTTATGCCTTCCGCGGGGCGGATATTTTCACCTATATGCAGGCAAAGCAGCAGGTCGCGGCTCATTACACCCTGCAGACGAATTTCCGTTCCACCGACGAGCTGGTGACAGCCGTGAATGCCTTGTTTGCGCATTCCGGTGCACCGTTTATCTATCAGCAGGATATCCCGTTCGAGGCGGTGAGGGCCAAGGGGAAAAAGGCCGGGTTTGTGCTGCAGGGGCTGCCGCAGACCGCGTTGCAGTGCTGTTTTCCGCTGGAAGGAACGGGGGAGGTCAGTGGTGCTGCTTATCAGCAACGCATGGCGCTGGCGGCGGCCGCACAGATCCACACCTGGCTGGTAGGAGCCCAGCAACAGCAGGCCACGCTGGATGGTAAACCACTGCGACCGAACGATATTGCGGTGCTGGTGCGCAGCGGCCGGGAAGCGGCGGTGATGCAGCAGGCACTGCGGGAATGCGGCATCGCCAGTGTCTATCTGTCCAACCGCGAATCGGTGTTTGCGCAGGCGGTGGCGCAGGATGTGGCACGGCTGCTCGAAGCCTGTCTCAATCCGCAGGATGAAATGCTGATCCGGGCTGCGATGGCGACCGGGCTGCAGGGCTGGACCGTGAGTCAGCTGGCCCGGCTTAACGATGATGAGACGTTGTGGGAACAGACGGTGGAACACATCCGTCTGGCCGGCGAGTTGTGGCGTAACCGGGGGATCTTGCCGATGCTGCGGCAATGGCTGTTCTGGTATCAAATCCCGGAACGTTTGCTGGCGGATACCAACGGCGAGCGGCAGCTGACCGATGTGCTGCATCTGGGCGAACTGCTGCAAACTGCTGCCAGTACATTAAACGGCGAACATGCATTGCTGCGCTGGCTGCTGGAACGTTGTCATCAGCCGAACGGTGATGCGGATGAACAACAGCTGCGGCTCGATTCTGAACGGCAGCGGGTACAAATCGTCACCATCCATAAATCGAAGGGGTTGCAGTACGGTCTGGTGTTGTTGCCATTTATCTGTGCCTATCGCGGTAACGATATGCCGCGTTATCACACCGGTAATGGCGTACAGCTGGACCTCACCGGTTCGGAACACGCCTGGGAAAAGGCGGCGGAAGAGCGGCTGGCGGAGGATTTGCGGCTGCTATATGTTGCCCTGACGCGCGGTGTCTTTGTCACCTGGCTGGGGCTGGCAGATCTGAAAATTAACAGCAAAACCAAGGCGAAAGATGACCGGCCAGCAGCACTGGATTATTTGCTAAAGAACGACAGTGATTCTGCGCTGACCGTCCGTTTCCGGCAGTGGCTGCAGCAGTTGAACAATCATGATCGGGCGGCTGAGGTGGCGGAAATTGCTTTCCCGCAGACGCCGTATCACGAAATCAGTGTGCCATTGCCCGCCCCGCAGGCACGGCATTTTAGCGGGCAACTGGAGCGCAACTGGCGGGTGACCTCTTATTCCGCACTGACGGTTAGTCATAGTACCTATCAGCCAACACCACCCTTGCCGGTGGTGGTCAGTGATGAAGAACCACAGGCGCCCCGCTTTGATGTGTTCAGTTTTCCGCGTGGTGCGCACGCCGGTACTTTCCTGCACAGTCTGCTGGAAGATCTCGATTTTGGTGCTGACGATGCGTTCTGCCGAAAATGGATCACCGAACATCTGCAGGGGGTGCAGCTCAGTCATGACTGGCAGCCGGAACCGTGGCAACCGGTACTGGAACAATGGCTGACGCAGATCCTGAACAGTGAGCTGTTCCCCGGATTATCCCTGTCGCAACTGACTCCGCAGCAATGCCTGAGCGAGATGGAATTTCTGCTGCCGTTAGCGCCATTGTCAGCCCCCGCCCTGAACCGCTGTCTGGCCGCGGGGGATGCGCTTTCCGCCAACGCACCACCGCTGGCCTTCAATGAAGTTCAGGGCATGCTGAAAGGCTTTATCGATCTGGTGTTTGAACATCAGGGACGTTTCTACGTGGTGGACTATAAGTCGAATTATCTTGGTGATAATCCGGCAGCCTATCAGCAGGACGCAATGGCGCAGGCGATGCTGGAACACCGCTATGATGTGCAGTATCAGCTGTATACGCTGGCCCTGCACCGCTATCTGCGTTGCCGGTTGCCGGACTACGACTATGAGCGGCATATCGGCGGTGTCTGCTATCTGTTCCTGCGCGGCATGAACGGTGATGCCGGTAGCGGGGTATATGCCACCAAACCGGATAAACAACATATTGCGGCGCTGGATGCCTTGTTTGCCGGTCAGTCTGAAATCGGATCCGGGGAGTTTACGGTATGA